From the Planktothricoides raciborskii GIHE-MW2 genome, the window GCGAGCGACTGATTTGGCTTGCCTGCATATTAGAAGAGGACGGCTATCTAGAGAGGATGCGATTAAATTAGTCAAAATGCACGATGGCAAGTTTCCTTGGGTGTATCTTGGGTGTCCGATTGAGGAAATCTTGAAAGACATGGATATGACCTTGGAGGAGTTTATCCAAATTTGCGATCGCTTCACCAACAAAAAATTATTTTTATGTGATTCACGCGGAAATCTAGTCAAAGATAAAGACGGGAATTTGACTAAGATCAACTACGATAACTTGGATTAGGTCATCCCCATGAAAAACGTCGTAATTACTGACTATGGAATGGGCAATTTAGATTCCGTTGCCCGGGCAGTGCAAGAATGTGGAGGCAATCCTCTCATTAGCCAAAAAGCACAGGACTTTCAAGAAGCCCACTATATCATTCTTCCCGGAGTTGGAGCTTTTGCCACGGGTATGAAACATCTTTCAACTTCCGGTTTACAGGAAATTTTGTACGAACAAGTCATCAATCAAGGTGTTCCTTTTTTAGGAATTTGCCTAGGGATGCAGCTTCTAGCTACAAAGGGTTTAGAAGGAGGGGAAACTAATGGGTTAGGCTGGATTGAAGGAGAAGTCAAACGACTAGAACCCGATCAACCCGATACTCGAATTCCCCATGTTGGTTGGAATGAAGTTATCTTTAATAACCCTTCACCTTTGTTTGAAGGAATTCCTACGGGTAAAGATTTTTATTTTGTTCATAGCTACCACTTTTCTTGTCAATATCCCCAAGAGGCGATCGCCCATACTCCTTACTGTGGTAAATTTGTTTCTGCTGTCAACAAAGACAATATATTTGGTGTTCAGTTTCATCCAGAAAAAAGCCAACGTTTAGGATTTCATGTTCTAAAAAACTTTCTCTCTCTTTAAATAAATTTTTATGCTCAAAATCCGAGTAATGCCCACATTACTGTTTAAAAACTTTGGTCTAGTTAAGAGCGTTAAGTTCGATAGCTGGCGGCGGATTGGCAGTGTGATGCAGGCGGTCAAAGTTTACAATCTACGGGAAGTTGATGAGTTAGTGTTTTTAGACATTAGTGCAACTCCAGATGGCCATCCTCCTGATTTTGATACGGTTGATGAAATTGCAGATGAATGTTTTATGCCTTTGACCGTAGGGGGAGGAGTGCGGTCAGTAGCAGATGTCAGACGCTTATTGCAAGTTGGTGCTGATAAAGTTGCTATCAATACTGCCGCAGTACAAAACCCCGAACTAATTCAATCAGCCGCCCAACAGTTTGGTTCCCAGTGTGTTGTGATTTCTATTGATGTCAAGCAACACTCAAATGGTACTTATGAAGTATTTACTCATGCAGGAACTCAACCAACTGGTAAAGACCCAGTAAACTGGGCAAAAGAAGTAGAATCTTTAGGTGCTGGTGAA encodes:
- the wbuZ gene encoding glycosyl amidation-associated protein WbuZ, whose product is MLKIRVMPTLLFKNFGLVKSVKFDSWRRIGSVMQAVKVYNLREVDELVFLDISATPDGHPPDFDTVDEIADECFMPLTVGGGVRSVADVRRLLQVGADKVAINTAAVQNPELIQSAAQQFGSQCVVISIDVKQHSNGTYEVFTHAGTQPTGKDPVNWAKEVESLGAGEILLTSIDRDGTMTGYDIDLNKKVSHAVSIPVIASGGAGRYEDMASVLKEGGASAVAAASIFHYTQQTPLEAKHFLKDRGLKVRL
- the hisH gene encoding imidazole glycerol phosphate synthase subunit HisH is translated as MKNVVITDYGMGNLDSVARAVQECGGNPLISQKAQDFQEAHYIILPGVGAFATGMKHLSTSGLQEILYEQVINQGVPFLGICLGMQLLATKGLEGGETNGLGWIEGEVKRLEPDQPDTRIPHVGWNEVIFNNPSPLFEGIPTGKDFYFVHSYHFSCQYPQEAIAHTPYCGKFVSAVNKDNIFGVQFHPEKSQRLGFHVLKNFLSL